The following are encoded together in the Mustela nigripes isolate SB6536 chromosome 11, MUSNIG.SB6536, whole genome shotgun sequence genome:
- the SETD1A gene encoding histone-lysine N-methyltransferase SETD1A isoform X1, with translation MDQEGGGDGQKAPSFQWRNYKLIVDPALDPALRRPSQKVYRYDGVHFSVNDSKYIPVEDLQDPRCHVRSKNRDFSLPVPKFKLDEFYIGQIPLKEVTFARLNDNVRETFLKDMCRKYGEVEEVEILLHPRTRKHLGLARVLFTSTRGAKETVKNLHLTSVMGNIIHAQLDIKGQQRMKYYELIVNGSYTPQTVPTGGKALSEKFQGSGAAPETTESRRRSSSDTAAYPAGTTGVGTPGNGTPCSQDTSFSSSRQDTPSSFGQFTPQSSQGTPYTSRGSTPYSQDSAYSSSTTSTSFKPRRSENSYQDSFSRRHFSASSAPTTTSTAVSATTAATAAASSSSSSSSSSSSSSSSSHFRGTDSSYPAYYESWNRYQRHASYPPRRATREEPAGAAFAENAAERFPPSYTSYLPPEPSRPADQDFRPPASEAPPPEPPEPGGGGGGGGPSPEREEARTSPRPASPARSGSPAPETTNESVPFAQHSSLDSRIEMLLKEQRSKFSFLASDTEEEEENSTAGPGSRDSGSEVPSGSGHGPCTPPPAPANFEDVAPTGSGEPGATRESPKANGQNQASPCSSGEDMEISDDDRGGSPPPAPTPPQQPPPPPPPPPPPPPYLASLPLGYPPHQPAYLLPPRPDGPPPPEYPPPPPPPPHIYDFVNSLELMDRLGAQWGGMPMSFQMQTQMLTRLHQLRQGKGLTAASAGPPGGAFGEAFLPFPAPQEAAYGLPYALYTQGQEGRGAYSREAYHLPLPVAAEPLPSSSVSGEEARLPPREEAELAEGKALPSAGTVGRVLATLVQEMKSIMQRDLNRKMVENVAFGAFDQWWESKEEKAKPFQNAAKQQAKEEDKEKTKLKEPGLLSLVDWAKSGGTTGIEAFAFGSGLRGALRLPSFKVKRKEPSEISEASEEKRPRPSTPAEEDEDDPERDKEAGEPGRPGTKPPKRDEERSKTQGKHRKAFALDSEGEEASQESSSEKDEEEDEEDEEDEEREEAMDTAKKETEASDGEDGESDSSSKCSLYADSDGENDSTSDSESSSSSSSSSSSSSSSSSSSSSSSESSSEEEEEEEQPATIPSASPPPRDVPAPPPAPVEEPEPERVAGSPATPLPEQEKSPARPTGSTEEPPPSVPQPPTEPLVGPPAPAPRPDERPSSPIPLLPPPKKRRKTVSFSALEEVPAPEPAPVTPAQIKCPGPASRKAPRAAERTIRNLPLDHASLVKSWPEDVARSGRSRTGGRGRAADEEEPEPATEVDLAVLADLALTPARRGLPALPPGDDSEATETSDEADRPGPLLSHILLEHNYALAVKPPPSTPAPRPLEPLPAPAALFSSPADEVLEAPEVVVAEAEEPKQPPPPLQQQQQQQQEEEEEEEESESSESSSSSSSGGESAVRRRSLRSHARRRRPPPPPPPPPPPTFEPRSEFEQMTILYDIWNSGLDLEDMGYLRLTYERLLQQTSGADWLNDTHWVHHTITNLSTPKRKRRPQDGPREHQTGSARSEGYYPISKKEKDRYLDVCPVSARQLEGADTQGTNRVLSERRSEQRRLLSAIGTSAIMDSDLLKLNQLKFRKKKLRFGRSRIHEWGLFAMEPIAADEMVIEYVGQNIRQMVADMREKRYVQEGIGSSYLFRVDHDTIIDATKCGNLARFINHCCTPNCYAKVITIESQKKIVIYSKQPIGVDEEITYDYKFPLEDNKIPCLCGTESCRGSLN, from the exons ATGGATCAGGAAGGCGGGGGAGATGGGCAGAAGGCCCCGAGCTTCCAGTGGCGGAACTACAAGCTCATCGTGGATCCTGCCTTGGACCCTGCCTTGCGCAGGCCTTCTCAGAAGGTGTACCGCTACGATGGCGTCCACTTCAGCGTCAAC GACTCGAAGTACATACCCGTGGAAGACCTCCAGGACCCCCGCTGCCACGTCAGGTCCAAAAACAGAGACTTCTCCCTCCCGGTCCCCAAGTTTAAG CTGGATGAGTTCTATATCGGACAGATCCCACTGAAGGAAGTGACTTTCGCGAGGCTGAATGACAACGTGCGGGAGACCTTCCTGAAGGATATGTGCCGAAAGTACGGTGAGGTGGAAGAGGTGGAGATTCTTCTTCATCCCCGTACTCGCAAGCACCTGGGCCTGGCCCGCGTGCTCTTCACTAGCACTCGGggagccaaggaaacagtcaaaaaccTCCACCTTACCTCCGTCATGGGCAACATCATCCATGCCCAGCTCGACATCAAAG gaCAACAGCGGATGAAGTACTATGAACTGATAGTCAACGGCTCCTACACCCCTCAGACAGTGCCCACCGGGGGCAAGGCCCTGAGTGAGAAGTTCCAAGGCTCTGGTGCGGCCCCTGAGACA ACCGAATCCCGCCGCCGCTCCTCATCTGACACGGCTGCCTACCCGGCAGGCACCACTGGTGTGGGCACTCCTGGCAATGGCACCCCTTGCTCCCAGGACACGAGCTTCTCCAGCAGCCGACAAGACACCCCATCTTCCTTTGGCCAATTCACCCCTCAGTCCTCCCAAGGAACCCCTTACACATCTCGGGGCAGCACCCCCTACTCTCAGGACTCTGCCTACTCCAGCAG CACCACTTCAACCTCCTTCAAGCCCCGGCGCTCGGAGAACAGCTACCAAGATTCCTTCTCCCGCCGCCACTTCTCCGCATCTTCAGCCCCCACGACCACCTCCACAGCTGTCTCCGCCACGACTGCAGCCActgccgccgcctcctcctcctcctcctcgtcctcctcgtcGTCCTCGTCCTCGTCGTCCTCCCATTTCCGCGGGACTGACTCGAGCTACCCCGCGTATTACGAGAGCTGGAATCGCTACCAGCGCCACGCGTCCTACCCTCCCCGCCGGGCGACCCGGGAGGAGCCCGCTGGGGCAGCCTTTGCCGAAAACGCAGCTGAGCGCTTCCCGCCCTCCTACACCTCCTACTTGCCCCCTGAGCCCAGCCGGCCCGCTGACCAGGACTTCCGGCCGCCTGCCTCGGAAGCCCCACCCCCGGAGCCTCCAGAACCTGGtggaggcggcggggggggggggcccagcccggagagagaggaagctcgGACCTCCCCCCGCCCAGCTTCACCTGCCCGCTCCGGCTCCCCGGCCCCAGAGACCACCAATGAGAGCGTGCCCTTCGCTCAGCACAGCAGCCTGGATTCCCGCATTGAGATGTTGCTGAAGGAGCAGCGCTCCAAGTTTTCTTTCCTGGCCTCcgacacagaggaagaggaagagaacagcACCGCAGGCCCGGGGTCTAGAGACTCAGGGAGCGAGGTGCCTTCGGGGTCAGGTCACGGTCCCTGCACACCCCCTCCAGCCCCGGCTAACTTTGAGGACGTGGCCCCGACGGGGAGTGGGGAACCCGGGGCTACCCGGGAGTCTCCTAAGGCCAACGGACAGAACCAG GCTTCTCCATGCTCTTCTGGAGAGGACATGGAGATCTCCGACGATGACAGGGGCGGCTCACCCCCTCCGGCCCCAACACCCCCCCAGcagcctccgccgccgccgcctccgccgcctcctccccctccttacCTGGCCTCTCTGCCCCTTGGGTAccctccccaccagcctgccTACCTCCTCCCACCACGCCCTGATGGGCCGCCGCCCCCCGAGTACCCCCCACCTCCTCCGCCACCCCCCCACATTTATGACTTTGTGAACTCCCTAGAGCTCATGGATCGACTtggggctcagtggggagggaTGCCCATGTCCTTCCAGATGCAGACCCAGATGTTAACTCGGCTTCACCAGCTGCGGCAGGGCAAGGGATTGACTGCTGCCTCAGCTGGTCCCCCTGGTGGAGCCTTTGGGGAGGCCTTCCTCCCATTCCCAGCCCCCCAAGAGGCAGCCTATGGCTTACCGTATGCTCTGTACACACAAGGGCAGGAAGGCCGAGGGGCCTACTCCCGGGAGGCCTACCACCTGCCTTTGCCCGTGGCAGCCgagcccctgccctcctcctcggTCTCGGGAGAAGAGGCCCGGCTACCTCCCAGGGAGGAAGCAGAGCTGGCGGAGGGCAAGGCCCTACCATCGGCAGGCACTGTGGGACGTGTGCTGGCCACCCTTGTCCAAGAGATGAAGAGCATTATGCAACGAGACCTCAACCGCAAGATGGTGGAGAATGTGGCCTTTGGGGCCTTTGACCAGTGGTGGGAGAGCAAAGAAGAGAAGGCCAAG CCATTCCAGAACGCAGCCAAACAGCAAGCCAAGGAGGAGGATAAAGAGAAGACAAAACTCAAAGAGCCGGGCCTGCTGTCCCTCGTAGACTGGGCCAAGAGCGGGGGTACCACGGGCATCGAGGCCTTCGCCTTTGGATCAGGGCTGCGAGGGGCCCTGCGTCTGCCTTCTTTCAAG GTGAAGCGAAAAGAGCCTTCAGAAATTTCCGAGGCCAGCGAAGAAAAGAGGCCCCGTCCTTCCACTCCAGCTGAGGAAGATGAAGATG ACCCTGAGCGAGACAAGGAGGCTGGAGAGCCTGGACGTCCAGGGACCAAGCCCCCGAAGCGGGACGAAGAGCGAAGCAAGACCCAGGGCAAGCACCGCAAGGCCTTTGCTCTGGACAGCGAAGGGGAGGAGGCGTCCCAGGAGTCCTCCTCAGAGAAG gatgaggaggaggatgaggaagatgaagaagatgaagagCGCGAGGAAGCCATGGACACGGCAAAGAAGGAGACGGAAGCGTCAGATG GCGAGGACGGGGAAAGCGATTCGTCCTCCAAATGTTCTCTGTATGCTGACTCAGATGGTGAGAACGACAGCACGTCGGACTCCGAGAGCAGCAGCTCATCCAGCTCCTCATCTTcctcgtcttcctcctcctcatcgtCATCCTCATCATCATCTGAGTCCTCCtcggaagaggaagaggaagaggagcagcCGGCAACCATACCCTCAGCATCACCTCCCCCGAGAGATGTCCCCGCACCCCCGCCAGCGCCCGTGGAAGAGCCCGAGCCCGAGCGGGTCGCGGGCTCCCCAGCCACACCCCTCCCTGAACAGGAGAAGTCTCCAGCAAGACCTACAG gttcCACCGAGGAACCACCTCCCAGTGTGCCGCAGCCACCCACCGAGCCGCTGGTGgggcccccggccccggccccccgcccGGACGAGCGCCCCTCCTCTCCtatccccctcctgcccccccccaagaAACGCCGGAAAACCgtctccttctctgccctggAGGAGGTGCCGGCGCCCGAGCCTGCCCCCGTCACCCCAGCGCAGATTAAGTGTCCCGGCCCCGCCTCCCGCAAAGCCCCCCGGGCTGCAGAGCGGACCATTCGAAACCTGCCCCTGGACCACGCGTCTCTGGTCAAGAGCTGGCCCGAGGATGTGGCCCGGTCAGGGCGGAGTCGCACTGGAGGCCGCGGCCGCGCTGCCGATGAAGAGGAGCCAGAGCCGGCGACAGAAGTGGACCTGGCGGTGCTGGCCGACCTGGCCCTGACTCCAGCCCGTCGCGGGctgcctgccctgcctcctgGTGACGACTCGGAGGCCACTGAGACATCAGACGAGGCCGACCgcccaggccccctgctcagccaCATTCTCCTGGAGCACAACTATGCCTTGGCCGTCAAGCCGCCGCCCTCCACCCCGGCCCCTCGGCCCCTGGAGCCGCTTCCTGCCCCTGCGGCCCTCTTCAGCTCCCCAGCGGATGAAGTCCTGGAGGCCCCCGAGGTGGTGGTGGCCGAGGCGGAGGAGCCAAAGCAGCCGCCGCCAccgctgcagcagcagcagcagcagcagcaggaggaggaggaggaggaggaggagtccgAGTCTTcggaaagcagcagcagcagcagcagcggtgGGGAGAGTGCTGTGCGGCGGCGCAGCCTCCGCTCCCACGCCCGGCGCAggcggcccccgcccccgcccccgcccccgccaccccccacctttGAGCCCCGCAGCGAGTTTGAGCAGATGACCATCTTGTATGACATTTGGAACTCGGGCCTGGACTTAGAGGACATGGGCTACCTACGGCTCACGTACGAGCGGCTGCTGCAGCAGACGAGCGGAGCTGACTGGCTTAACGACACCCACTGGGTCCATCACACCA TCACCAACCTGAGCACTCCGAAACGCAAGCGGCGGCCCCAGGACGGGCCCCGCGAGCACCAGACAGGCTCCGCCCGCAGCGAAGGCTATTACCCCATCAGCAAGAAGGAGAAGGACAGGTACCTGGACGTGTGCCCCGTCTCGGCCCGGCAGCTGGAAGGAGCGGACACTCAG GGGACTAACCGCGTGCTTTCGGAGCGCCGGTCTGAGCAGCGGCGGCTGCTGAGCGCTATTGGCACCTCTGCCATCATGGACAGTGACCTGCTGAAGCTGAACCAGCTCAAG TTCCGGAAGAAGAAGCTCCGGTTCGGCCGCAGCCGGATCCACGAGTGGGGTCTGTTTGCCATGGAGCCCATTGCGGCCGACGAGATGGTCATCGAGTATGTGGGTCAGAACATCCGCCAG ATGGTGGCCGACATGCGGGAGAAGCGCTACGTGCAGGAGGGCATCGGCAGCAGCTACCTGTTCCGGGTGGACCATGACACCATCATCGATGCCACCAAGTGCGGCAACCTGGCGAGGTTCATCAACCACTGCTGCACG CCCAACTGCTATGCCAAGGTGATCACCATCGAGTCCCAGAAGAAGATTGTGATTTACTCCAAACAGCCCATCGGCGTGGACGAGGAGATCACCTATGACTACAAGTTCCCGCTGGAGGACAACAAGATCCCGTGTCTGTGCGGCACGGAGAGCTGCCGCGGCTCCCTCAACTGA
- the SETD1A gene encoding histone-lysine N-methyltransferase SETD1A isoform X2, protein MDQEGGGDGQKAPSFQWRNYKLIVDPALDPALRRPSQKVYRYDGVHFSVNDSKYIPVEDLQDPRCHVRSKNRDFSLPVPKFKLDEFYIGQIPLKEVTFARLNDNVRETFLKDMCRKYGEVEEVEILLHPRTRKHLGLARVLFTSTRGAKETVKNLHLTSVMGNIIHAQLDIKGQQRMKYYELIVNGSYTPQTVPTGGKALSEKFQGSGAAPETTESRRRSSSDTAAYPAGTTGVGTPGNGTPCSQDTSFSSSRQDTPSSFGQFTPQSSQGTPYTSRGSTPYSQDSAYSSSTTSTSFKPRRSENSYQDSFSRRHFSASSAPTTTSTAVSATTAATAAASSSSSSSSSSSSSSSSSHFRGTDSSYPAYYESWNRYQRHASYPPRRATREEPAGAAFAENAAERFPPSYTSYLPPEPSRPADQDFRPPASEAPPPEPPEPGGGGGGGGPSPEREEARTSPRPASPARSGSPAPETTNESVPFAQHSSLDSRIEMLLKEQRSKFSFLASDTEEEEENSTAGPGSRDSGSEVPSGSGHGPCTPPPAPANFEDVAPTGSGEPGATRESPKANGQNQASPCSSGEDMEISDDDRGGSPPPAPTPPQQPPPPPPPPPPPPPYLASLPLGYPPHQPAYLLPPRPDGPPPPEYPPPPPPPPHIYDFVNSLELMDRLGAQWGGMPMSFQMQTQMLTRLHQLRQGKGLTAASAGPPGGAFGEAFLPFPAPQEAAYGLPYALYTQGQEGRGAYSREAYHLPLPVAAEPLPSSSVSGEEARLPPREEAELAEGKALPSAGTVGRVLATLVQEMKSIMQRDLNRKMVENVAFGAFDQWWESKEEKAKPFQNAAKQQAKEEDKEKTKLKEPGLLSLVDWAKSGGTTGIEAFAFGSGLRGALRLPSFKVKRKEPSEISEASEEKRPRPSTPAEEDEDDPERDKEAGEPGRPGTKPPKRDEERSKTQGKHRKAFALDSEGEEASQESSSEKDEEEDEEDEEDEEREEAMDTAKKETEASDDGENDSTSDSESSSSSSSSSSSSSSSSSSSSSSSESSSEEEEEEEQPATIPSASPPPRDVPAPPPAPVEEPEPERVAGSPATPLPEQEKSPARPTGSTEEPPPSVPQPPTEPLVGPPAPAPRPDERPSSPIPLLPPPKKRRKTVSFSALEEVPAPEPAPVTPAQIKCPGPASRKAPRAAERTIRNLPLDHASLVKSWPEDVARSGRSRTGGRGRAADEEEPEPATEVDLAVLADLALTPARRGLPALPPGDDSEATETSDEADRPGPLLSHILLEHNYALAVKPPPSTPAPRPLEPLPAPAALFSSPADEVLEAPEVVVAEAEEPKQPPPPLQQQQQQQQEEEEEEEESESSESSSSSSSGGESAVRRRSLRSHARRRRPPPPPPPPPPPTFEPRSEFEQMTILYDIWNSGLDLEDMGYLRLTYERLLQQTSGADWLNDTHWVHHTITNLSTPKRKRRPQDGPREHQTGSARSEGYYPISKKEKDRYLDVCPVSARQLEGADTQGTNRVLSERRSEQRRLLSAIGTSAIMDSDLLKLNQLKFRKKKLRFGRSRIHEWGLFAMEPIAADEMVIEYVGQNIRQMVADMREKRYVQEGIGSSYLFRVDHDTIIDATKCGNLARFINHCCTPNCYAKVITIESQKKIVIYSKQPIGVDEEITYDYKFPLEDNKIPCLCGTESCRGSLN, encoded by the exons ATGGATCAGGAAGGCGGGGGAGATGGGCAGAAGGCCCCGAGCTTCCAGTGGCGGAACTACAAGCTCATCGTGGATCCTGCCTTGGACCCTGCCTTGCGCAGGCCTTCTCAGAAGGTGTACCGCTACGATGGCGTCCACTTCAGCGTCAAC GACTCGAAGTACATACCCGTGGAAGACCTCCAGGACCCCCGCTGCCACGTCAGGTCCAAAAACAGAGACTTCTCCCTCCCGGTCCCCAAGTTTAAG CTGGATGAGTTCTATATCGGACAGATCCCACTGAAGGAAGTGACTTTCGCGAGGCTGAATGACAACGTGCGGGAGACCTTCCTGAAGGATATGTGCCGAAAGTACGGTGAGGTGGAAGAGGTGGAGATTCTTCTTCATCCCCGTACTCGCAAGCACCTGGGCCTGGCCCGCGTGCTCTTCACTAGCACTCGGggagccaaggaaacagtcaaaaaccTCCACCTTACCTCCGTCATGGGCAACATCATCCATGCCCAGCTCGACATCAAAG gaCAACAGCGGATGAAGTACTATGAACTGATAGTCAACGGCTCCTACACCCCTCAGACAGTGCCCACCGGGGGCAAGGCCCTGAGTGAGAAGTTCCAAGGCTCTGGTGCGGCCCCTGAGACA ACCGAATCCCGCCGCCGCTCCTCATCTGACACGGCTGCCTACCCGGCAGGCACCACTGGTGTGGGCACTCCTGGCAATGGCACCCCTTGCTCCCAGGACACGAGCTTCTCCAGCAGCCGACAAGACACCCCATCTTCCTTTGGCCAATTCACCCCTCAGTCCTCCCAAGGAACCCCTTACACATCTCGGGGCAGCACCCCCTACTCTCAGGACTCTGCCTACTCCAGCAG CACCACTTCAACCTCCTTCAAGCCCCGGCGCTCGGAGAACAGCTACCAAGATTCCTTCTCCCGCCGCCACTTCTCCGCATCTTCAGCCCCCACGACCACCTCCACAGCTGTCTCCGCCACGACTGCAGCCActgccgccgcctcctcctcctcctcctcgtcctcctcgtcGTCCTCGTCCTCGTCGTCCTCCCATTTCCGCGGGACTGACTCGAGCTACCCCGCGTATTACGAGAGCTGGAATCGCTACCAGCGCCACGCGTCCTACCCTCCCCGCCGGGCGACCCGGGAGGAGCCCGCTGGGGCAGCCTTTGCCGAAAACGCAGCTGAGCGCTTCCCGCCCTCCTACACCTCCTACTTGCCCCCTGAGCCCAGCCGGCCCGCTGACCAGGACTTCCGGCCGCCTGCCTCGGAAGCCCCACCCCCGGAGCCTCCAGAACCTGGtggaggcggcggggggggggggcccagcccggagagagaggaagctcgGACCTCCCCCCGCCCAGCTTCACCTGCCCGCTCCGGCTCCCCGGCCCCAGAGACCACCAATGAGAGCGTGCCCTTCGCTCAGCACAGCAGCCTGGATTCCCGCATTGAGATGTTGCTGAAGGAGCAGCGCTCCAAGTTTTCTTTCCTGGCCTCcgacacagaggaagaggaagagaacagcACCGCAGGCCCGGGGTCTAGAGACTCAGGGAGCGAGGTGCCTTCGGGGTCAGGTCACGGTCCCTGCACACCCCCTCCAGCCCCGGCTAACTTTGAGGACGTGGCCCCGACGGGGAGTGGGGAACCCGGGGCTACCCGGGAGTCTCCTAAGGCCAACGGACAGAACCAG GCTTCTCCATGCTCTTCTGGAGAGGACATGGAGATCTCCGACGATGACAGGGGCGGCTCACCCCCTCCGGCCCCAACACCCCCCCAGcagcctccgccgccgccgcctccgccgcctcctccccctccttacCTGGCCTCTCTGCCCCTTGGGTAccctccccaccagcctgccTACCTCCTCCCACCACGCCCTGATGGGCCGCCGCCCCCCGAGTACCCCCCACCTCCTCCGCCACCCCCCCACATTTATGACTTTGTGAACTCCCTAGAGCTCATGGATCGACTtggggctcagtggggagggaTGCCCATGTCCTTCCAGATGCAGACCCAGATGTTAACTCGGCTTCACCAGCTGCGGCAGGGCAAGGGATTGACTGCTGCCTCAGCTGGTCCCCCTGGTGGAGCCTTTGGGGAGGCCTTCCTCCCATTCCCAGCCCCCCAAGAGGCAGCCTATGGCTTACCGTATGCTCTGTACACACAAGGGCAGGAAGGCCGAGGGGCCTACTCCCGGGAGGCCTACCACCTGCCTTTGCCCGTGGCAGCCgagcccctgccctcctcctcggTCTCGGGAGAAGAGGCCCGGCTACCTCCCAGGGAGGAAGCAGAGCTGGCGGAGGGCAAGGCCCTACCATCGGCAGGCACTGTGGGACGTGTGCTGGCCACCCTTGTCCAAGAGATGAAGAGCATTATGCAACGAGACCTCAACCGCAAGATGGTGGAGAATGTGGCCTTTGGGGCCTTTGACCAGTGGTGGGAGAGCAAAGAAGAGAAGGCCAAG CCATTCCAGAACGCAGCCAAACAGCAAGCCAAGGAGGAGGATAAAGAGAAGACAAAACTCAAAGAGCCGGGCCTGCTGTCCCTCGTAGACTGGGCCAAGAGCGGGGGTACCACGGGCATCGAGGCCTTCGCCTTTGGATCAGGGCTGCGAGGGGCCCTGCGTCTGCCTTCTTTCAAG GTGAAGCGAAAAGAGCCTTCAGAAATTTCCGAGGCCAGCGAAGAAAAGAGGCCCCGTCCTTCCACTCCAGCTGAGGAAGATGAAGATG ACCCTGAGCGAGACAAGGAGGCTGGAGAGCCTGGACGTCCAGGGACCAAGCCCCCGAAGCGGGACGAAGAGCGAAGCAAGACCCAGGGCAAGCACCGCAAGGCCTTTGCTCTGGACAGCGAAGGGGAGGAGGCGTCCCAGGAGTCCTCCTCAGAGAAG gatgaggaggaggatgaggaagatgaagaagatgaagagCGCGAGGAAGCCATGGACACGGCAAAGAAGGAGACGGAAGCGTCAGATG ATGGTGAGAACGACAGCACGTCGGACTCCGAGAGCAGCAGCTCATCCAGCTCCTCATCTTcctcgtcttcctcctcctcatcgtCATCCTCATCATCATCTGAGTCCTCCtcggaagaggaagaggaagaggagcagcCGGCAACCATACCCTCAGCATCACCTCCCCCGAGAGATGTCCCCGCACCCCCGCCAGCGCCCGTGGAAGAGCCCGAGCCCGAGCGGGTCGCGGGCTCCCCAGCCACACCCCTCCCTGAACAGGAGAAGTCTCCAGCAAGACCTACAG gttcCACCGAGGAACCACCTCCCAGTGTGCCGCAGCCACCCACCGAGCCGCTGGTGgggcccccggccccggccccccgcccGGACGAGCGCCCCTCCTCTCCtatccccctcctgcccccccccaagaAACGCCGGAAAACCgtctccttctctgccctggAGGAGGTGCCGGCGCCCGAGCCTGCCCCCGTCACCCCAGCGCAGATTAAGTGTCCCGGCCCCGCCTCCCGCAAAGCCCCCCGGGCTGCAGAGCGGACCATTCGAAACCTGCCCCTGGACCACGCGTCTCTGGTCAAGAGCTGGCCCGAGGATGTGGCCCGGTCAGGGCGGAGTCGCACTGGAGGCCGCGGCCGCGCTGCCGATGAAGAGGAGCCAGAGCCGGCGACAGAAGTGGACCTGGCGGTGCTGGCCGACCTGGCCCTGACTCCAGCCCGTCGCGGGctgcctgccctgcctcctgGTGACGACTCGGAGGCCACTGAGACATCAGACGAGGCCGACCgcccaggccccctgctcagccaCATTCTCCTGGAGCACAACTATGCCTTGGCCGTCAAGCCGCCGCCCTCCACCCCGGCCCCTCGGCCCCTGGAGCCGCTTCCTGCCCCTGCGGCCCTCTTCAGCTCCCCAGCGGATGAAGTCCTGGAGGCCCCCGAGGTGGTGGTGGCCGAGGCGGAGGAGCCAAAGCAGCCGCCGCCAccgctgcagcagcagcagcagcagcagcaggaggaggaggaggaggaggaggagtccgAGTCTTcggaaagcagcagcagcagcagcagcggtgGGGAGAGTGCTGTGCGGCGGCGCAGCCTCCGCTCCCACGCCCGGCGCAggcggcccccgcccccgcccccgcccccgccaccccccacctttGAGCCCCGCAGCGAGTTTGAGCAGATGACCATCTTGTATGACATTTGGAACTCGGGCCTGGACTTAGAGGACATGGGCTACCTACGGCTCACGTACGAGCGGCTGCTGCAGCAGACGAGCGGAGCTGACTGGCTTAACGACACCCACTGGGTCCATCACACCA TCACCAACCTGAGCACTCCGAAACGCAAGCGGCGGCCCCAGGACGGGCCCCGCGAGCACCAGACAGGCTCCGCCCGCAGCGAAGGCTATTACCCCATCAGCAAGAAGGAGAAGGACAGGTACCTGGACGTGTGCCCCGTCTCGGCCCGGCAGCTGGAAGGAGCGGACACTCAG GGGACTAACCGCGTGCTTTCGGAGCGCCGGTCTGAGCAGCGGCGGCTGCTGAGCGCTATTGGCACCTCTGCCATCATGGACAGTGACCTGCTGAAGCTGAACCAGCTCAAG TTCCGGAAGAAGAAGCTCCGGTTCGGCCGCAGCCGGATCCACGAGTGGGGTCTGTTTGCCATGGAGCCCATTGCGGCCGACGAGATGGTCATCGAGTATGTGGGTCAGAACATCCGCCAG ATGGTGGCCGACATGCGGGAGAAGCGCTACGTGCAGGAGGGCATCGGCAGCAGCTACCTGTTCCGGGTGGACCATGACACCATCATCGATGCCACCAAGTGCGGCAACCTGGCGAGGTTCATCAACCACTGCTGCACG CCCAACTGCTATGCCAAGGTGATCACCATCGAGTCCCAGAAGAAGATTGTGATTTACTCCAAACAGCCCATCGGCGTGGACGAGGAGATCACCTATGACTACAAGTTCCCGCTGGAGGACAACAAGATCCCGTGTCTGTGCGGCACGGAGAGCTGCCGCGGCTCCCTCAACTGA